Proteins encoded by one window of Crassostrea angulata isolate pt1a10 chromosome 9, ASM2561291v2, whole genome shotgun sequence:
- the LOC128162269 gene encoding angiopoietin-related protein 7-like, translating to MAYPSSEHTTTGRSDLTCVFTYEFFGGKLHEVPCFNDSYSWIIIQRRYDGSTSFYRNWTDYENGFGSVTTEIWLGNQYIHELTTVGYNILRIELTSFAGEVTQIEYDFSIDDKASNYRLHISERGVSGLNSLETSDLALFCTYDKDNDNIRTTNCAELSEHASGWWHSKAAWCTDGNLNGIYTNEYKNYQQGVYWFAWDKQWTLKETKTMLRKL from the exons ATGGCTTACCCAAGCTCAGAGCACACTACAACTG GACGATCAGACCTGACTTGTGTCTTTACGTACGAATTTTTCGGCGGGAAGTTACATGAAGTTCCCTGTTTCAACGATAGTTATTCTTGGATT ataatacaGAGAAGATACGACGGTTCTACGTCATTTTACAGAAATTGGACAGATTATGAAAACGGGTTCGGATCTGTTACTACCGAAATTTGGTTAG gtaACCAGTACATCCATGAACTTACAACCGTCGGATATAACATTTTGAGAATTGAGCTCACTAGCTTTGCAGGGGAAGTAACACAAATAGAATATGACTTTAGCATAGATGACAAAGCCAGCAACTACAGACTTCATATTTCTGAACGTGGAGTCTCTGGCCTAA atAGTCTGGAGACCAGCGACTTAGCATTATTCTGTACATATGACAAAGACAACGATAATATAAGAACTACAAATTGTGCTGAATTATCAGAACATGCCAGTGGTTGGTGGCACTCAAAAGCTGCATGGTGTACCGATGGTAATTTAAATGGAATATATACAAAcgaatataaaaattatcagcAGGGAGTATATTGGTTTGCGTGGGACAAGCAATGGACTCTCAAAGAAACAAAAACGATGCTTAGAAAACTGTAA
- the LOC128162270 gene encoding ficolin-2-like, with protein MYKVHLLELEQNQRSTMKTNGRSDYICVITYEFSGGKFHEVPCFNDSYSWIIIQRRYDGSTSFYRNWTDYENGFGSARSEIWLGNQYIHELTTVGYNILRIELTSFTGEVKEIEYDFSIEDKANNYRLHISERGASDLNSLANSNLALFSTYDNDNDNIRSTNCAELSECASGWWHSKAAWCTDGNLNGIYRDQYMNYHQGIYWFEWDGQWTLKETKMMLRKQ; from the exons ATGTATAAG gtacATTTATTAGAATTGGAACAAAATCAACGATCTACAATGAAAACGAACG GACGATCGGACTACATCTGTGTCATAACGTACGAATTTTCCGGCGGGAAGTTTCATGAAGTACCCTGTTTCAACGATAGTTATTCTTGGATT ATAATACAGAGAAGATACGACGGATCTACGTCATTTTACAGAAATTGGACAGATTATGAAAATGGGTTCGGGTCTGCTAGATCAGAAATATGGTTAG GTAACCAATACATCCATGAACTAACAACTGTCGGATATAACATTCTGAGAATTGAGCTCACTAGCTTTACTGGGGAAGTGAAAGAAATAGAATATGACTTTAGCATAGAAGACAAAGCCAACAACTACAGACTTCATATTTCCGAACGTGGAGCTTCTGACCTAA ataGTCTAGCAAACAGCAACCTTGCACTGTTCAGTACGTATGACAATGACAACGATAATATCAGATCGACAAACTGTGCAGAATTATCGGAATGTGCAAGTGGTTGGTGGCACTCAAAAGCTGCATGGTGCACCGATGGTAACCTAAATGGGATATATAGGGACCAGTATATGAACTATCACCAGGGAATTTATTGGTTTGAATGGGACGGACAGTGGACTCTTAAAGAGACAAAAATGATGCTAAGAAAACAATAA